In Pseudovibrio brasiliensis, the following are encoded in one genomic region:
- a CDS encoding GNAT family N-acetyltransferase gives MSEFVIYAAEPQDAEDLAALRVEAMRESLEALDRFDPQRAGERFLKGFEPEQTYKLVSGVTPVGFYVLRNRPDHIWLDHLYIHPKAQGGSIGAKVISQIKAYAFAKGKPVRLGALKQSKANAFYQCHGFQHTHSEEFDNYYELPLKHIKPGTPTFILKRAKPEDAEQLADLRHEAMKDEWAANGLTNYPLARSHFFEDFKPDATWKIELEGEFLGFYAFHSHSDHFYLDMLFLRPAAQGKGIGSKILLHLKEVATKAGKPIRLDALRISRSNEFYQAHGFSVIQSEGYENIYEFTPEPAFQLETASQEDFEELQHIRYTSMKESAEANGLFHHDKAREVFLSEFAPEKTLKIRRNGKTIGFYVVLNHPDHLYLDMFYLLPEAQGLGIGSKLLNQIKAQADKQNKPIRLDALRISRANAFYQYHGFHLTHSEGVNNYYEYTPKCLTKAEAA, from the coding sequence ATGAGTGAGTTTGTAATCTACGCAGCAGAGCCCCAAGATGCAGAAGACCTGGCGGCCCTGCGCGTAGAAGCCATGCGCGAAAGCCTTGAAGCGCTGGACAGGTTTGATCCGCAAAGAGCAGGAGAGCGCTTTCTCAAAGGGTTCGAACCTGAGCAAACTTATAAGCTCGTCAGCGGTGTAACGCCTGTTGGGTTTTATGTGCTACGAAACCGTCCAGACCACATCTGGCTGGATCACCTCTACATCCACCCAAAAGCCCAGGGGGGAAGCATTGGCGCAAAGGTAATCTCGCAAATTAAAGCCTACGCTTTTGCAAAAGGAAAACCTGTCCGCCTTGGTGCACTCAAGCAGAGCAAAGCCAATGCCTTTTACCAGTGCCATGGCTTTCAGCACACTCATAGTGAAGAGTTCGACAACTACTACGAACTCCCTCTGAAACACATCAAACCGGGAACGCCGACGTTCATCCTGAAGCGCGCAAAGCCCGAAGATGCCGAACAACTCGCTGACCTGCGCCACGAGGCCATGAAAGACGAGTGGGCCGCCAACGGCCTCACCAACTACCCCTTGGCCCGCAGCCATTTCTTCGAAGACTTCAAGCCCGACGCTACATGGAAGATTGAGCTGGAAGGGGAGTTCTTGGGCTTTTATGCGTTTCATTCCCATTCAGACCATTTCTATCTGGACATGCTGTTCCTGCGCCCGGCGGCGCAAGGGAAAGGGATTGGCTCAAAAATACTTCTTCACCTGAAAGAGGTTGCCACTAAAGCTGGTAAGCCAATACGCCTTGATGCGCTTAGGATCAGTCGGTCAAATGAGTTCTATCAGGCCCATGGCTTCTCTGTGATCCAGTCAGAAGGCTATGAGAACATTTATGAGTTCACGCCTGAACCAGCCTTCCAACTTGAGACAGCGTCTCAGGAAGACTTCGAAGAACTCCAGCACATTCGCTACACATCCATGAAGGAAAGCGCAGAAGCCAATGGCCTGTTTCATCACGACAAAGCCCGCGAGGTATTCCTGAGTGAGTTCGCACCTGAAAAGACGCTGAAAATCCGCAGAAACGGCAAAACCATCGGCTTCTATGTGGTCCTGAACCACCCGGATCACCTGTATCTGGATATGTTCTATCTGCTACCTGAAGCACAAGGTCTCGGCATTGGCTCTAAACTCCTGAACCAGATCAAGGCACAAGCGGATAAGCAAAACAAACCCATCCGCCTCGACGCCCTCCGCATCAGCCGCGCCAACGCCTTCTACCAGTACCACGGCTTCCACCTGACCCACTCCGAGGGTGTCAACAACTACTATGAGTACACTCCGAAGTGCCTAACCAAGGCGGAAGCAGCGTAA
- a CDS encoding GNAT family N-acetyltransferase, which yields MMKQNEMESCNDDQQALLERPSWHIAPAATADFDLLADLRHLAMKDNMEANGMFDHELYRQYFKDSFDPATTWKIIENDEVLGFYVLWDKQDHLYLERLYFHPNAQGRGIGAEILTLLKQQATAQTKPIRLDVLPKSRANPFYLRHGFELIEEREEEKVYEWRVEGH from the coding sequence ATGATGAAACAGAATGAAATGGAGAGCTGCAATGATGACCAGCAGGCTCTCTTAGAACGGCCTTCATGGCACATAGCACCCGCTGCTACAGCTGATTTTGACCTGCTCGCAGACCTCCGCCATCTGGCTATGAAGGACAATATGGAAGCCAATGGCATGTTCGACCATGAACTCTACCGGCAATACTTCAAAGACAGCTTCGATCCTGCCACCACATGGAAGATCATTGAGAATGATGAGGTTCTGGGCTTCTACGTTCTTTGGGACAAACAAGACCATCTCTATCTGGAACGTCTGTACTTCCACCCCAATGCACAGGGCCGCGGTATCGGAGCAGAGATACTCACCCTCCTGAAACAACAAGCCACCGCCCAAACCAAACCCATCCGCCTCGACGTCCTCCCCAAAAGCCGCGCTAACCCCTTCTACCTCCGCCACGGCTTTGAGCTGATTGAAGAGAGGGAGGAGGAGAAGGTGTATGAGTGGAGGGTAGAGGGGCACTAG
- a CDS encoding AEC family transporter — MSSFIPRSTCSSILLKRIGALLLVAGWANTSFVGLPMISALAGSQYLGVGLVIDLFGSYLALSILGISIATVASAGAFDLSMIVGRILTFPPFWAIIVALATNHLGRPVWIDDVVGTLADTLTPTALTAVGFALRVEHLKGRWAPIGLALSFSLVLAPLFLYLVYAGLGQLENNIARIALLEMAMPPMLGASLIALQYNLESELVAATIGVGVPLSLATASLWWFFVFAG; from the coding sequence ATGAGTTCTTTCATACCGCGTTCAACTTGCTCTTCTATTTTGCTGAAGAGGATTGGTGCACTTCTGCTGGTTGCCGGATGGGCCAACACCAGCTTTGTCGGCCTGCCGATGATCTCAGCCCTTGCGGGTAGCCAGTATCTTGGCGTCGGGCTGGTGATCGACCTGTTTGGCTCTTACCTTGCCCTCTCCATTCTCGGGATCAGCATTGCAACCGTTGCCAGTGCCGGTGCTTTTGATCTGTCAATGATCGTAGGGCGCATTCTCACGTTCCCCCCGTTTTGGGCGATCATTGTTGCGCTTGCGACCAATCATCTGGGCCGTCCGGTCTGGATTGATGATGTGGTCGGTACGTTGGCCGACACACTGACGCCGACAGCTCTAACTGCTGTTGGCTTTGCCTTGAGAGTTGAGCACTTAAAAGGGCGATGGGCACCTATTGGCCTCGCCCTTTCCTTCAGCCTGGTTCTGGCGCCGTTGTTCCTGTATCTAGTTTATGCGGGGCTTGGGCAGCTTGAGAATAACATCGCCCGCATCGCCCTTCTGGAAATGGCAATGCCCCCTATGCTGGGCGCAAGCCTGATCGCCCTACAGTACAACCTGGAAAGCGAACTGGTCGCCGCCACCATCGGCGTCGGCGTCCCCCTCTCCCTAGCCACAGCAAGCCTCTGGTGGTTCTTCGTGTTTGCAGGTTAG